The Deltaproteobacteria bacterium genome includes a window with the following:
- a CDS encoding AAA family ATPase — translation MRHRQHFGFKSEPFAKDIATKDLLKLPSMIGVKERLDYCLNLGGILIVFGEVGSGKTTAMRWSLSHYHSSDIKIVSIVATSGSIAEFYKQLSWGLDLAPKSLSRTTLLCECRTVIKELATSRKQRVLVCVDEAQLLRRDVLAELHTVMNFEHDGANYMTLVLCGQPALLENLQYRAAAPLASRVMSKAQVRALTQGEMEEYLNHHLRVAGIKTQLFEPNAVVAIQQGSAGGLRRANQLAAGGLMAAAIENCRSVTADHIRTAASELI, via the coding sequence GTGAGACATCGGCAACACTTTGGATTCAAATCAGAGCCCTTTGCCAAAGATATTGCCACGAAGGACCTCCTCAAACTGCCGAGCATGATTGGGGTCAAAGAACGGCTAGATTACTGCCTAAATCTAGGTGGGATCCTTATAGTGTTTGGCGAAGTCGGTAGTGGTAAGACCACGGCCATGAGGTGGTCTCTATCGCATTACCACTCGTCAGATATCAAGATTGTCAGCATCGTTGCTACTTCTGGATCCATCGCTGAATTCTATAAGCAGCTATCGTGGGGTCTAGACCTGGCGCCCAAATCTTTGTCAAGAACGACTCTGCTTTGTGAATGTCGCACCGTGATTAAAGAACTAGCGACCAGTCGTAAACAACGGGTTTTAGTCTGTGTCGACGAGGCTCAACTGCTCCGTCGCGATGTCCTTGCCGAACTCCATACGGTCATGAATTTTGAACACGACGGCGCCAACTACATGACACTCGTGCTCTGCGGCCAACCTGCTCTACTTGAAAACTTACAGTATCGCGCTGCCGCCCCTCTGGCATCACGCGTCATGAGTAAGGCGCAAGTGCGCGCTCTGACACAAGGTGAAATGGAAGAATATCTAAACCACCACCTACGCGTCGCCGGAATCAAGACACAGTTATTTGAACCTAACGCCGTGGTAGCTATCCAGCAGGGATCTGCTGGCGGCCTACGCCGCGCCAACCAACTCGCCGCTGGGGGTCTCATGGCTGCCGCCATCGAAAACTGCCGATCCGTGACAGCCGACCACATCCGTACTGCTGCCAGCGAATTAATCTAG